Within the Paenibacillus sp. AN1007 genome, the region ATCGCCCAGCTGGCCGTAAGCTTCCAGACGATGACCCAAAATCTCAAGGGAATGATCAGCCATGCCCTGTCGACCTCTAATGAGGTCGTTAACGGCTCCAACGATTTGCTTGAACGTGTACAGTCCATGTCTGGCATGGTGCAGCACTCAAGCCAGGCTGCAGAAGAAGCTGGAAAAGGCAGTGTCAGCATTGAATCCAGTGCTTCGGAGAATGCAAGAGCTATGGAAGAGATCACCCAAGGCATCATGCATATTGCCTCTTCTGCAGCAGAAGTTTCCGAGCAGATCAGTGAAGCCGCAACCGAAGCCGTTAACGGTAATCAGCTCGCACAGAACGCAGTTGACCAGATGGAACGTGTTGGACAAACTGCCAGTGAATCACTGCGTTACATTGAGACGATGAACGAACGTTCCGTAGCGATCGGCACCATTGTAAATTCTATTTTTGAAATTACAAAACAGATTAATATGCTGTCGCTTAATGCTTCTATTGAAGCCGCACGTGCCGGTGAACACGGGCGCGGATTCGCAGTTGTGGCCGGTGAGGTCCGCAAGCTGGCGGAACAGTCCAAGACGGCGACAGAAGAAATTGCGGATTATCTCGGTACGATTCGAGAAGACGCCGAACGCTCCGTCAGTGCAATGAATCGGGTAACCCAGGAGATTGGCTCAGGAACATCGGTCGTACAGCAGGCTGGTTCAGCGTTCCAGCAGCTGAATGAACTGATTCAGAACGTTAATCTCACGATTCAGACTGTCTCTTCATCTACACAGCAGGTATCTGCGGGTGCAGAAGAAGTCAGCGCGTCGGTTGAAGAAACGGCACAGATTACGTCCAAGTCCCGTGAAAGCATGCAGCAGATTGCCGCTACCGCAGAACTGCAGCTGGACGAAATGGGCTCCCATACCAACACTGTGCGCCATCTGCATGAACAAGCTGTTGAACTGCAGACAGCCATGAA harbors:
- a CDS encoding methyl-accepting chemotaxis protein, which encodes MFRKRTVAGKIRGTLFLVLLVASLLFSISFYAVSMNIIQSYVLPQFDKVLSTSIQDIYKNTSSSKILQVQSGGAGSDGAAMTVGSYLTEKSKEHSLDAAYVIALQDGKASIVVANTTSSLKAGDPMDVEPAMTEASEKKQAVISPVFSDSFGVHKAAFMPIAGSNMLMAVSMDAKFIQDKIAQIFWLCLGITALVFVLGWLISTSMIRRVTKPIVKLVEHSKRISQGDLTAELQIKGRDEIAQLAVSFQTMTQNLKGMISHALSTSNEVVNGSNDLLERVQSMSGMVQHSSQAAEEAGKGSVSIESSASENARAMEEITQGIMHIASSAAEVSEQISEAATEAVNGNQLAQNAVDQMERVGQTASESLRYIETMNERSVAIGTIVNSIFEITKQINMLSLNASIEAARAGEHGRGFAVVAGEVRKLAEQSKTATEEIADYLGTIREDAERSVSAMNRVTQEIGSGTSVVQQAGSAFQQLNELIQNVNLTIQTVSSSTQQVSAGAEEVSASVEETAQITSKSRESMQQIAATAELQLDEMGSHTNTVRHLHEQAVELQTAMKKFKIS